The Photobacterium sanguinicancri genome includes the window TTATTGGTTCATATATCGTGGCTACACTGGATGTACGCCTTCTCTAAATAGATACCATTATGCTGACCATTAAATCATTAACGCCACTTGCTCTCATGGCTTGCAGTTTGCTTTCCCCTGTTGTTTTTGCTGCCAATACCGACAATAACTTTGTTGACCCTCTCAACACATTAAATTCAGATATTTGGTGGAAGTCAGACGGCTGGAGTAATGGTTTTCCATTTGTTAATCGCTGGGAAGGAAAAGCGATTACCTTTTCAGAGGATCAGGGCATGGCGATTACCCTAAGTAAAACGCCACTCAGTGACGGTAGCAGTGATTATCAATCAGGCGAGCTGCGCAGCCATGAATTTTATCGCTATGGCTGTTTTGAAGCAGATATAAAGCCCGTTAATGAGCCAGGCGTAGTCAGCGCATTCTTTTTATTCGCAGGGCCTTACGATAAAGATGAAAACAGTAACGGCATGCACAATGAAATTGATATCGAGTTTTTAGGTGATAATACCAACGTAGTCCAAATCAACTACTGGACGAATGATGATCGTTACGAAAATAGTAACGAGAAACTGATTTATTTAAACTTTGATGCATCGGAAGATTATCACCGCTATGCCATCAAGTGGACAAACAAACAGATCAAGTGGTATATCGATGGCGAGCTGGTACACACAGAAAAAAACACACCAGAAAACCCAATCCCATCGGCGAAAGACTCAAGCTTACGCATTATGGCTAATGTCTGGTTAACCGATTCTCGTATCTCTAATTGGGCGGGCGAATATACAGAAGCAGGCCAAACACCTACGGCCTATTTCCGCAATGTTAGCTACACCCAAGGTGCAAAATGCAAAATAGCGCCATAATCAGGGCCTGCTTGTGCTCTTCAGCCATTAATGCTGTTTGATCCGCACTACACGCATCACTTCAATTTCAAACCCTGCAACAGATTCACTATCTGGGTAATAAGTTAAATTAACTTGCTGCCCTTTTAATGATTTGTACTTCTTCGTTCGACGAAACTTAAATGGTGCATCGCAACCTTCAATCATGATGGTATGCAATATCCATTCACCATCATCTCTTTGGGTGTGCGACTGCACTTTTTTACCATCGGAATGGATCAGATTGTCATGTTTATTAAGAAGCTTATCAACGGGAGATTTCATGTCGGGGCCAACCAGTATTTATTGAAACAAAGGTTTAGCAAAGGTAGCTAATACCGAGTTCATCAATAACCAAATCATTCTTGCTAGTGAGATCATTAATGGCATTGGTATCACTTTCTACACTTCGCTAGCTTTAGCATTGTATCACTTTTAAGAAAGCTGGACGCCATTCTTCGCTATACTTTTATCATCAATACAAAACGCTTCTCGGTATTTTTATATTGATAATAGTAACGCCCTTAGGTCTTAGCGTTGCCCGTGTATTCGGGCAACGTTTCCTCACGATTCTCACTTCACAGATGCAGCCCTTACATACACTCTTCCAATGTTCACGCCTTTAAACACAGGAAGCCTTCACTTACTTTACTCGCTGTGAGGCGCGCTTTTATCAACGTGTCTCATAACCACTTGCTTCATAACTAACAAGGCAATATAGATGCCAAATTTACTTTTACCTTTCCTTTGCCTCCCATAAACAAAAACAGAGAGCCGAGGCTCTCTGTTTCAAATTCATGCTCTAGCTATTGAGGGTTATCTTAGAAAGATAAGAACACACCAGCAATCGTTGCGCTCATTAGATTCGCTAACGTTGCAGCAAAGATAGCTTTAAAGCCTAAACGCGCGATATCAGGACGACGGCTTGGTACTACGCCACCTAAACCACCCATTAGCATTGCAATAGAAGTTAAGTTAGCAAAACCACATAACGCGAAAGTCACAACGGCTTGAGAGTGCGCGCTTAACTGATCTTTCACTACCATTAAATCCGCAAAAGCCACAAATTCATTAACGGCAATCTTCTTACCAATTAGGCTTGCAGCAATGGTCGCTTCAGACCACGGCACACCAATCAACCAAGCTACAGGTGCAAACAAGTAACCGAAGATAAGCTCAAGGCTTAAATTATTAATACCGAACCATTCACCCACATGGCCTAAGCCACCGTTGATTAATGCGATAAGGCTGATAATCGCCAGTAAGCTTGCACCTACTGCCATTACGATTTGCAAACCACCAAGCGCACCACGGGTTGCTGCATCAATGATATTTACAGGCTCGTCATCTTCCGCATCATCAGATGCTTGATTATCTTCATCAACTACTTCGGTTTGAGGAACCAAGATCTTAGCCATCATTAAGCCAGCAGGTGCAGACATGAAGCTAGCTGCCACTAGGTAACTGATATCGACACCCAAACCTGCGTAACCCACTAATGTGCCACCAGCAACAGATGCCAAGCCGCCAACCATTACAGCGA containing:
- a CDS encoding NupC/NupG family nucleoside CNT transporter — encoded protein: MNYLVSILGVFTLFAVAILCSENRRAIKWRTVGGAFAIQLVFAGFILYVPVGRNVLNSVSNAVSGIIDYGRVGTEFLFGELAQFKLGFIFAVNVLPTIVFFSALISVLYYLGVMGFIIRTIGGMLQRILGTTRTESMSATANIFVGSVEAPLVVRPYLAKMSRSELFAVMVGGLASVAGGTLVGYAGLGVDISYLVAASFMSAPAGLMMAKILVPQTEVVDEDNQASDDAEDDEPVNIIDAATRGALGGLQIVMAVGASLLAIISLIALINGGLGHVGEWFGINNLSLELIFGYLFAPVAWLIGVPWSEATIAASLIGKKIAVNEFVAFADLMVVKDQLSAHSQAVVTFALCGFANLTSIAMLMGGLGGVVPSRRPDIARLGFKAIFAATLANLMSATIAGVFLSF
- a CDS encoding family 16 glycosylhydrolase, with translation MLTIKSLTPLALMACSLLSPVVFAANTDNNFVDPLNTLNSDIWWKSDGWSNGFPFVNRWEGKAITFSEDQGMAITLSKTPLSDGSSDYQSGELRSHEFYRYGCFEADIKPVNEPGVVSAFFLFAGPYDKDENSNGMHNEIDIEFLGDNTNVVQINYWTNDDRYENSNEKLIYLNFDASEDYHRYAIKWTNKQIKWYIDGELVHTEKNTPENPIPSAKDSSLRIMANVWLTDSRISNWAGEYTEAGQTPTAYFRNVSYTQGAKCKIAP